The following proteins come from a genomic window of Proteiniphilum propionicum:
- a CDS encoding hybrid sensor histidine kinase/response regulator transcription factor, with protein sequence MSYTFRNRFLIFIAILFYLLPLFTKAQNNNFYNFHTFSLKDGLTQSTVYAILRDNNGYLWIGTGAGLSRFDGQLTTRYFASINDSETIPGNRIFSIIDDTMGNVWIATSGGLVRFDDNKNIFERQEINGKPIIGNTLSVLPDGIFCTSVDSFYKYDYKTKKWQTLPVKSKNKVDLFFTSTVMLSNNKFLLSARHKNLYLYDINTGEFCEAAFYEGKHDVNKVYLDNQNLIWVAPYGEGLMCYSQTGQLIKIYNTANSGLNNNVVLDIIEHNGSLWIGTDGGGINILNTANDEFSHLLPIPEKTSSFPARAIASLYKDKWNNLWVGSIRNGLIEVKSVFMTTYLQTTFGNPHGLSSSTVISLLQEDDSTIWIGTDGGGINKFNPKNRSFEHFQASIGDKVSSIVKHTKDELLISVFGQGVYYFNKKTGRKRRLIVMNEKEDFRVLRSGYTATLQTNDGIHYLILSDSIYEYDSRNNSFTIIHLEKNISEQSHVIRQVISDTNCRFLFTANTLYSRTENKEWKKMISFPSEEIIGTVALGYGETLWIGTNYGLNRFNPHTDSVAHTIPLPYESSITSLICDYQNRLWIGTNGTLWVYYVNENRFEQFDVSSGAIPNEYMPRSVMISGSGNIYMGGVNGLLFIDKNIIPSKTTQPEIQLNEVICNDNLRQKLYTAGKNIGEPPRLKLAWNKSSITMQIMVPEKDIFRKRLFHYYISGFSGKPIETEDQNITLQSLPSGNFTISVSCNLANGLWSDPQKILYLSVLQPWWKSSWFIALFTLAALAGIILTVFWYIRKKENAHKWQLVMHEQEVYEERLRFLTNISHELRTPLTLIYTPLKRIINRLPETGTGTGTENEKNEITGIYKQAAKMKEIIDMVLDMRKIETGNEKLNIELYPLHEWIIDTVEYFSEEMKYNEITLKYNFDEHVDKISFDKRKCAIVLSNLLSNALKFGGFKGNITISTKLSKIENCVRISVSDEGKGLNDLDTDRLFSWFYQGKHEYGGSGIGLAFSKKYVEMHKGKIGAQSNKNGVGATFYFELPLNQHQLNNDVTIKAQCNELTDNENDSSYSQYKAIPRFNTSKLSLLVVEDNPELLIFLKQNFRDTFHTVLTATNGVNALEIIRSMQPDIILSDVVMPRMDGFDLCRIVKSDISISHIPVVLLTARTGSEDTLLGYKLGADAYVTKPFDIDFLQTILENQLNAREQIRVQYKSKATVMQPHEITFSNADEHFIQKLNALIEKHLDDSKFNVPYIATEMGMSRASLYNKMKELLNIGVNDYINRIKLERAAFLLTSNPDLEIAEIASRMGFSSQQYFSTSFKQYKGVSPSEYRKREP encoded by the coding sequence ATGAGCTATACATTTAGAAACCGGTTTTTAATTTTTATAGCTATCTTATTTTATCTTTTACCGTTATTTACAAAAGCTCAAAATAACAACTTCTACAATTTCCATACTTTTTCTCTTAAGGATGGATTGACACAATCTACAGTATATGCTATTTTACGTGATAATAATGGCTATTTGTGGATTGGCACAGGTGCTGGGTTGAGTCGTTTTGACGGTCAACTAACCACCAGATATTTTGCTTCTATTAATGACAGCGAAACAATTCCCGGAAACCGTATCTTTTCTATCATTGATGATACAATGGGCAATGTATGGATAGCTACTTCCGGAGGATTAGTGCGCTTCGATGATAATAAAAATATCTTTGAGCGTCAGGAAATCAATGGAAAACCAATTATCGGAAACACTTTATCTGTTTTACCTGATGGCATTTTTTGCACCTCTGTCGACTCGTTTTACAAATATGATTACAAAACAAAAAAATGGCAAACACTACCTGTAAAAAGTAAAAATAAAGTTGATTTATTTTTCACAAGTACTGTTATGCTGAGTAATAACAAATTCTTATTAAGCGCCCGGCACAAGAATTTGTATCTTTACGATATCAACACAGGCGAATTCTGTGAAGCTGCATTTTACGAAGGAAAACATGATGTGAACAAAGTTTATCTCGATAATCAAAATCTCATTTGGGTTGCACCATACGGCGAAGGGCTCATGTGCTATTCACAAACAGGACAACTGATTAAAATCTACAATACCGCTAACTCCGGCTTGAACAACAATGTGGTATTAGATATTATTGAGCACAACGGCAGCCTATGGATTGGAACTGACGGAGGAGGGATTAATATTCTGAATACTGCTAACGATGAGTTTTCTCATTTACTGCCTATCCCGGAGAAAACATCTTCATTCCCTGCAAGGGCTATCGCTTCACTTTACAAAGACAAATGGAATAATCTTTGGGTAGGCAGTATTCGCAACGGATTAATTGAAGTCAAATCAGTATTTATGACTACTTACCTGCAAACTACATTTGGCAACCCTCATGGACTAAGCAGTTCTACCGTTATCTCATTACTGCAGGAGGACGACAGTACCATTTGGATTGGAACAGACGGAGGTGGGATTAACAAATTTAATCCTAAAAACAGAAGTTTTGAACATTTTCAGGCTTCAATTGGCGACAAAGTTTCCTCAATTGTGAAACATACAAAAGATGAGTTGTTGATTTCGGTTTTTGGGCAGGGTGTTTATTATTTTAACAAAAAAACCGGTCGGAAACGTCGTTTGATAGTGATGAATGAAAAGGAAGATTTTCGTGTGCTCAGATCTGGCTATACAGCAACCTTGCAAACCAATGATGGCATACATTATCTAATTCTTTCCGATAGTATCTATGAATATGACAGCCGGAATAATTCATTCACAATAATACATTTAGAGAAAAATATCTCTGAACAAAGTCATGTGATACGACAGGTAATATCTGATACTAATTGCAGATTTTTATTCACTGCAAACACCCTGTATTCACGTACTGAAAATAAAGAGTGGAAAAAAATGATTTCATTCCCTTCGGAGGAGATTATTGGGACTGTTGCACTCGGCTATGGTGAGACCTTATGGATTGGTACAAACTACGGGCTTAATCGTTTTAATCCACATACAGATAGTGTGGCACATACAATTCCATTACCTTACGAAAGTTCCATCACATCTCTTATATGTGATTACCAAAATCGTCTATGGATAGGTACAAATGGTACATTATGGGTATATTATGTTAACGAAAACCGTTTTGAACAATTCGATGTGTCAAGTGGAGCCATACCTAATGAGTATATGCCACGCTCAGTTATGATCTCCGGCAGTGGAAATATCTATATGGGTGGAGTAAACGGACTATTGTTTATTGACAAGAATATTATTCCATCAAAAACTACACAACCGGAAATTCAACTTAATGAGGTAATTTGTAACGATAATTTGCGTCAAAAACTTTATACAGCCGGAAAAAATATTGGGGAACCACCACGCTTAAAATTAGCTTGGAACAAATCATCGATAACTATGCAAATAATGGTTCCGGAAAAAGATATTTTCAGAAAACGTTTGTTTCATTACTATATTTCAGGATTTTCCGGTAAGCCAATTGAGACTGAAGACCAAAATATTACTCTGCAGTCACTTCCCTCAGGCAACTTTACTATTTCTGTATCGTGCAATTTAGCTAATGGCTTATGGAGTGACCCGCAAAAAATCCTATATCTTTCCGTATTGCAGCCCTGGTGGAAAAGTAGCTGGTTCATCGCTCTTTTTACTCTTGCTGCTTTGGCTGGTATCATTTTGACTGTATTTTGGTATATTCGCAAAAAAGAGAATGCTCATAAATGGCAACTAGTTATGCATGAGCAGGAAGTTTATGAAGAAAGGCTGCGGTTTCTTACCAATATAAGTCATGAATTACGCACACCACTAACACTTATTTATACGCCGCTAAAACGAATTATAAATCGGTTGCCTGAAACAGGAACAGGAACAGGAACAGAAAATGAAAAAAATGAAATTACCGGGATTTACAAACAGGCAGCAAAAATGAAAGAGATTATCGATATGGTGCTCGATATGCGTAAAATTGAAACAGGTAATGAAAAGCTAAACATCGAATTATATCCGCTGCACGAATGGATTATAGATACGGTAGAGTATTTTTCTGAAGAGATGAAGTACAATGAAATTACCCTTAAGTACAATTTTGACGAACATGTAGATAAAATTTCTTTTGACAAGAGAAAATGCGCCATAGTCTTATCTAATCTTTTATCCAATGCGCTAAAATTTGGCGGATTCAAAGGCAATATAACCATAAGTACCAAGTTGAGCAAAATTGAAAATTGTGTTCGAATATCTGTCTCGGATGAAGGTAAAGGGCTGAATGATTTAGATACCGACCGGTTATTTTCATGGTTCTATCAGGGAAAGCACGAGTATGGGGGGAGCGGTATCGGCTTGGCTTTTTCAAAGAAGTATGTTGAAATGCACAAAGGAAAAATTGGTGCACAAAGCAACAAAAATGGAGTAGGAGCAACTTTTTATTTCGAATTGCCTTTAAATCAACATCAGCTTAATAACGATGTTACCATAAAAGCTCAATGCAACGAGCTAACTGATAACGAGAACGATTCATCATATTCACAATATAAAGCAATACCTCGTTTCAACACCTCAAAGCTCTCTTTGTTGGTTGTTGAAGACAATCCTGAATTGCTCATCTTCTTAAAACAAAATTTCAGAGACACATTTCACACCGTTTTAACTGCAACAAATGGTGTAAATGCATTAGAAATAATTCGCAGTATGCAACCCGACATTATTTTGAGTGATGTTGTTATGCCTCGTATGGATGGTTTTGATCTTTGCCGTATTGTAAAATCGGATATCTCCATAAGCCACATTCCTGTGGTGCTGCTCACTGCACGTACCGGTTCAGAGGATACGTTACTGGGATATAAGCTTGGTGCGGATGCTTATGTAACGAAACCTTTCGATATTGATTTTCTTCAAACCATACTCGAAAATCAACTTAACGCTAGAGAACAAATCAGGGTGCAATATAAATCTAAAGCTACTGTTATGCAACCTCATGAAATAACTTTCAGTAATGCCGATGAGCACTTTATACAAAAACTTAACGCGCTTATTGAAAAACATTTAGATGACTCAAAATTCAACGTCCCATATATTGCCACGGAAATGGGGATGAGCCGGGCATCGCTTTACAACAAGATGAAAGAGTTACTGAATATCGGGGTAAATGATTATATAAATCGAATAAAACTTGAAAGAGCGGCTTTTTTATTAACCTCAAATCCAGATTTAGAGATCGCAGAAATTGCATCGAGAATGGGCTTCTCATCCCAACAATATTTCAGCACAAGTTTTAAACAATACAAAGGTGTTTCGCCGAGTGAATATCGGAAAAGGGAGCCCTGA